A region of Streptomyces cinnamoneus DNA encodes the following proteins:
- the coxB gene encoding cytochrome c oxidase subunit II, whose translation MSPNGSDRSSRRPVRRKLLQALAAGAVLATATGCTSKDFPRLGMPTPVTEEAPRILSLWQGSWAAALVVGVLVWGLIIWSVLFHRRSRSKVEVPVQTRYNMPLEALYTVVPIIIVSVLFYFTARDENKLLTNPDKPQHVVNVVGFQWSWAFNYMENVDGNAATPAQPLRQNKELDAIPDRFLQKAPAGAEGVYEVGVPGDRNPQNGNPGPTLWLPKGETVEFILTSRDVVHSFWVVPFLMKQDVFPGHTNSFTVTPSKEGTYMGKCAELCGQDHSRMLFNVKVVSPERYRAHLKELAAKGQTGYQPAGIAQTDHAKNAETKNK comes from the coding sequence ACCGGTTGCACATCGAAGGACTTCCCCCGCCTCGGAATGCCCACTCCCGTCACGGAAGAGGCGCCGCGGATCCTCTCCCTGTGGCAGGGCTCCTGGGCCGCCGCCCTCGTGGTCGGCGTTCTGGTGTGGGGCCTGATCATCTGGAGCGTGCTGTTCCACCGGCGCAGCCGGAGCAAGGTGGAGGTACCGGTCCAGACCCGGTACAACATGCCTCTTGAGGCGCTCTACACCGTGGTCCCGATCATCATCGTGTCGGTGCTCTTCTACTTCACCGCGCGTGACGAGAACAAGCTCCTGACCAACCCTGACAAGCCGCAGCACGTCGTGAACGTGGTCGGCTTCCAGTGGAGCTGGGCGTTCAACTACATGGAGAACGTCGACGGCAACGCCGCCACCCCGGCGCAGCCGCTCCGCCAGAACAAGGAGCTCGACGCGATCCCGGACCGGTTCCTGCAGAAGGCACCGGCTGGCGCCGAGGGCGTCTACGAGGTGGGCGTACCCGGCGACCGGAACCCGCAGAACGGAAACCCCGGCCCCACGCTGTGGCTGCCCAAGGGCGAGACGGTGGAGTTCATCCTCACGTCGCGGGACGTCGTCCACTCCTTCTGGGTGGTGCCGTTCCTGATGAAGCAGGACGTCTTCCCGGGGCACACCAACAGCTTCACGGTGACCCCGAGCAAGGAGGGCACCTACATGGGCAAGTGTGCCGAGCTCTGCGGCCAGGACCACTCCCGGATGCTCTTCAACGTCAAGGTCGTCTCTCCTGAGCGTTACCGGGCGCACCTGAAGGAGCTGGCGGCAAAGGGCCAGACCGGTTACCAGCCGGCGGGCATCGCGCAGACGGATCACGCGAAGAACGCGGAGACCAAGAACAAGTGA